One segment of Natronosalvus halobius DNA contains the following:
- a CDS encoding Hsp20/alpha crystallin family protein, protein MSLRSLRETVGDTLYRQVGRARSHVQEHRSLPVDVLESEDSYLVVFDAAGAELGDLQVRYIDGTVKVRVERYRSYHDGFEMRFPGRGMTLDGETTLPDDALVNPDAGTATLTDVGTLQITIPKEGSIDNDGTDEAPAVAEDDLLEGNPDTMAPSDLKPGAEQVVVDD, encoded by the coding sequence GTGAGTCTCAGATCGCTGCGCGAAACCGTCGGCGACACGCTTTACCGACAGGTCGGTCGCGCACGCAGCCACGTCCAGGAGCACCGTTCGCTACCCGTCGACGTCCTCGAGAGCGAGGATTCGTATCTCGTCGTCTTCGACGCTGCCGGCGCCGAACTCGGAGACCTGCAGGTCCGGTACATCGACGGGACCGTCAAGGTACGAGTCGAGCGCTATCGATCCTATCACGACGGCTTCGAGATGCGATTTCCTGGTCGTGGGATGACCCTCGACGGCGAAACGACGCTGCCCGACGACGCGCTCGTCAACCCCGATGCCGGCACTGCGACGCTCACCGACGTCGGGACTCTGCAGATCACGATTCCGAAGGAGGGCTCTATCGACAACGACGGGACCGACGAAGCCCCGGCGGTCGCCGAAGACGACCTGCTCGAGGGGAATCCCGACACCATGGCGCCGTCGGATCTCAAGCCGGGCGCCGAGCAAGTCGTCGTCGACGACTGA
- a CDS encoding radical SAM protein, translating into MTDPETLAVTIVDGYVDEPAHFGVPPYVSTYPRYTAGALVDAGVPPERITYHTIDGLREIPDRWRDVDEADLLIYLGGMTVPGKYVGGTPAEPDEVRKLAWTAGGTSLMGGPVKFGVGDTNEGATETERQDLDFDFVAKGDVEAAVYDLLESGLEGFNNRMRDVPEATRWARKGAFIVEQHPNHPDYLICELETSRGCAYRCSFCTEPLYGNPSFRPPESVIDEVDALSDYGVKHFRLGRQADILAYGGDGEAPNPDALRELYGGIREVAPDLETLHLDNMNPITIANWPEASREGIRIIAEHNTPGDTAAFGLESADPVVQEANNLNVTAEECLEAVRIVNEEGGWRPGEQPGSGPSLPADFDVEPPRLPKLLPGINLLHGLLEEREETYEHNLEFLRRVYDEGLLLRRVNIRQVMAFDGTEMSDTGASIAREHKKLFKHYKREVRETVDNPMLDRVAPTGTVLSDVHLEYHQDGHTFGRQLGTYPLLVGVPGERPLGSTIDVAVVDHGYRSVTGVPYPLDLNAASMDELTAIPGVGDRTAGDIIVDRPHESMPDLESAVDVSVFATLSQPSAMD; encoded by the coding sequence ATGACCGACCCCGAAACGCTCGCGGTGACCATCGTCGACGGCTACGTCGACGAACCGGCTCACTTCGGGGTCCCGCCGTACGTGTCGACGTACCCGCGCTACACGGCCGGGGCGCTCGTCGACGCCGGCGTTCCGCCCGAGCGCATCACCTACCACACGATCGACGGCCTGCGCGAGATTCCCGACCGCTGGCGAGACGTCGACGAGGCCGACCTGCTGATCTACCTCGGCGGAATGACCGTCCCCGGCAAGTACGTCGGCGGGACGCCCGCCGAACCCGACGAGGTCCGGAAGCTGGCCTGGACGGCCGGCGGTACGAGCCTGATGGGCGGCCCCGTTAAGTTCGGCGTCGGCGACACCAACGAGGGGGCAACCGAGACCGAGCGTCAGGACCTGGACTTCGACTTCGTGGCCAAAGGCGACGTCGAGGCCGCCGTCTACGACCTCCTCGAGAGCGGCCTCGAGGGGTTCAACAACCGGATGCGCGACGTCCCGGAAGCCACGCGGTGGGCCCGGAAAGGGGCGTTCATCGTCGAACAGCACCCGAACCATCCCGACTACCTCATCTGCGAACTAGAGACATCGCGGGGCTGTGCCTACCGGTGTTCGTTCTGCACGGAACCGCTGTACGGCAACCCCTCGTTCCGGCCGCCCGAGTCCGTGATCGACGAGGTCGACGCACTCTCCGACTACGGCGTGAAGCACTTCCGACTCGGCCGCCAGGCTGACATCCTCGCTTACGGCGGCGACGGGGAAGCTCCGAACCCCGACGCCCTCCGGGAGCTCTACGGCGGCATCCGCGAGGTGGCCCCGGACCTCGAGACCCTCCACCTCGACAACATGAACCCGATCACCATCGCGAACTGGCCCGAGGCCTCGAGGGAGGGGATCCGGATCATCGCCGAGCACAACACGCCCGGCGACACGGCCGCGTTCGGCCTCGAGTCCGCGGACCCGGTGGTCCAGGAGGCGAACAACCTCAACGTCACTGCCGAGGAGTGTCTCGAGGCGGTTCGCATCGTCAACGAGGAAGGCGGCTGGCGACCCGGCGAGCAGCCGGGGAGCGGTCCCTCGCTGCCGGCCGACTTCGACGTCGAGCCGCCCCGCCTCCCGAAACTCCTCCCCGGCATCAACCTGCTCCACGGCCTGCTCGAGGAACGCGAGGAGACCTACGAGCACAACCTCGAGTTCCTCAGACGGGTCTACGACGAGGGGCTGCTGCTCCGGCGCGTGAACATCAGGCAGGTGATGGCGTTCGACGGCACCGAGATGTCCGACACGGGGGCTTCGATCGCCCGGGAGCACAAGAAGCTGTTCAAGCACTACAAGCGTGAGGTCCGCGAGACCGTCGACAACCCGATGCTCGACCGCGTCGCGCCGACCGGTACCGTGCTGTCGGACGTCCACCTCGAGTACCACCAGGACGGCCATACGTTCGGTCGCCAGCTCGGAACCTATCCCCTCCTGGTCGGGGTTCCCGGCGAACGCCCGCTGGGTTCGACGATCGACGTGGCCGTCGTCGATCACGGCTACCGATCGGTCACGGGCGTCCCGTACCCGCTCGACCTCAACGCGGCGTCGATGGACGAACTGACGGCGATCCCCGGCGTCGGCGACCGCACCGCGGGCGACATCATCGTCGATCGACCGCACGAATCGATGCCCGACCTCGAGTCGGCGGTCGACGTCTCGGTGTTCGCGACCCTCTCTCAGCCCTCGGCGATGGACTGA
- a CDS encoding YkgJ family cysteine cluster protein produces the protein MSTESPSASLEDELERARALSVDDLATAIESIGFECTRCGACCRGHGKDEHTATVFPDEVRELGGASEAGDEAVGEAGDKAVGEADDVSRDASSDDNSDDSSEGTSYDWRDVARPMPYGLTEGPNGLEGETFEWALQTDDCGDCTFYTEDGGVGACTVHEDRPLICRTYPFSVVLTGEASEGSSGESDGALSGTSQPMGDVVDEAGVVRAHECEGLGREISRGEAEDLARALKTRAVRELEEAIAVVENYVPAAGAGAGARAADQAVVVHDSEGAKRPDGSRLEDE, from the coding sequence GTGAGCACCGAATCACCGTCGGCGTCGCTCGAGGACGAACTCGAACGCGCCCGTGCGCTGTCGGTCGACGACCTGGCGACGGCTATCGAGTCCATCGGTTTCGAGTGCACCCGCTGTGGCGCGTGCTGCCGGGGGCACGGGAAGGACGAGCACACCGCGACGGTGTTTCCTGACGAGGTGCGCGAGCTCGGCGGAGCGAGCGAGGCGGGCGATGAGGCAGTGGGCGAGGCGGGCGATAAGGCAGTGGGCGAGGCGGACGACGTGTCCCGAGACGCCTCGAGCGACGATAACAGCGACGACTCGAGCGAAGGCACCAGCTACGACTGGCGCGACGTCGCCCGCCCGATGCCCTACGGCCTCACCGAGGGCCCGAACGGACTCGAAGGCGAAACCTTCGAGTGGGCGCTCCAGACCGACGACTGCGGGGACTGCACGTTCTACACCGAAGACGGCGGCGTCGGCGCCTGTACCGTTCACGAGGATCGCCCGTTGATCTGTCGAACCTACCCGTTCAGCGTCGTCCTCACAGGCGAAGCGAGCGAGGGCTCGTCGGGGGAATCCGACGGTGCGCTCTCGGGAACCAGCCAACCGATGGGCGACGTCGTCGACGAGGCCGGTGTCGTCCGCGCCCACGAGTGCGAGGGGCTCGGTCGTGAAATTTCCAGGGGTGAGGCCGAGGATCTCGCTCGTGCGCTGAAAACGCGGGCCGTTCGCGAACTCGAGGAGGCGATTGCGGTCGTCGAGAACTACGTGCCTGCGGCCGGGGCTGGGGCCGGGGCCAGGGCCGCCGACCAGGCGGTCGTCGTTCACGATTCGGAAGGGGCGAAGCGGCCGGACGGGAGCCGACTCGAGGACGAGTAA
- a CDS encoding DUF7559 family protein has protein sequence MPPTKEIACTDEDCFLDMFENHYTYDVPEDHGVSDLSCPVCGGTDCLEEIEV, from the coding sequence ATGCCACCGACGAAGGAGATAGCGTGCACGGACGAGGACTGCTTTCTCGACATGTTCGAGAATCATTACACCTACGACGTCCCGGAGGACCACGGCGTGAGCGACCTCTCGTGTCCGGTCTGTGGAGGAACCGACTGTCTCGAGGAGATCGAAGTATAA
- a CDS encoding NAD(P)/FAD-dependent oxidoreductase translates to MSGNGLDATDDGGGHPTDPELAVGTDAFVDRGAGLEVAVVGAGAVGATAAYDLAREGAEVTLYEKGQVASGSSGRAAGVCYNAFADSLDAEIGSAAIERFRSLSSDDTFPFVECPYVWLAREGDERRAAHIQEGIDAMQSRGVVALEVDSNELAERFPHLRTDDVAVAGIAGAAGYTDPARYTACLAAAASGAGATVETNAPVEVRVDPPRVVPEGSGTEREFDAVLVAAGGHTKAVLEAAGLPIAMKPYRVQAMTATGTLPEPMCYDATDGFYARPHSDGLLAGNGTEEREIDPGDYEREANPGFAEKLCERVAHRFPEAELGEAEVTRAWAGVCTATPDGDPLVGERHDGLYVATGFQGHGFMRAPAIGARVADEILGGEGIDAFDPTRFSGTESFDIVEGMAIQDEPR, encoded by the coding sequence GCACCGACGCCTTCGTCGACCGCGGCGCCGGCCTCGAGGTCGCCGTCGTCGGTGCCGGCGCCGTGGGCGCGACGGCCGCTTACGACCTCGCCCGCGAGGGCGCCGAGGTCACGCTCTACGAGAAGGGACAGGTCGCCAGCGGCTCGAGCGGCCGCGCCGCTGGCGTCTGTTACAACGCGTTCGCCGACAGCCTCGACGCCGAAATTGGCTCGGCGGCGATCGAGCGCTTCCGGTCGCTCTCGAGCGACGACACCTTCCCCTTCGTGGAGTGTCCGTACGTCTGGCTCGCCCGCGAGGGCGACGAGCGGCGAGCGGCACACATCCAGGAGGGGATCGACGCGATGCAGTCTCGAGGGGTGGTGGCCCTGGAGGTCGACTCCAACGAACTCGCCGAGCGGTTCCCGCACTTACGAACGGACGACGTCGCCGTCGCCGGCATCGCCGGGGCCGCGGGCTACACCGATCCCGCACGGTACACGGCCTGCCTCGCCGCCGCGGCCAGCGGTGCCGGTGCGACCGTCGAGACGAATGCGCCGGTCGAGGTTCGCGTCGACCCGCCGCGCGTGGTTCCCGAGGGGAGTGGTACGGAACGCGAGTTCGACGCCGTCCTGGTCGCCGCCGGCGGGCACACGAAGGCCGTCCTGGAGGCGGCGGGCCTCCCCATCGCAATGAAACCCTACCGCGTCCAGGCGATGACGGCGACGGGGACGCTTCCGGAGCCGATGTGTTACGACGCGACGGACGGCTTCTACGCCCGCCCGCATTCGGACGGACTCCTCGCGGGCAACGGCACCGAGGAACGCGAGATCGACCCCGGCGACTACGAGCGGGAAGCGAACCCCGGATTCGCCGAGAAGTTGTGCGAGCGCGTCGCCCACCGGTTTCCCGAGGCCGAACTCGGCGAAGCGGAGGTCACCCGTGCCTGGGCCGGCGTCTGCACCGCGACGCCCGACGGGGACCCGCTCGTGGGCGAACGCCACGACGGCCTGTACGTGGCGACGGGGTTCCAGGGCCACGGCTTCATGCGTGCGCCGGCCATCGGCGCCAGAGTTGCAGACGAGATCCTTGGCGGCGAAGGAATCGATGCGTTCGACCCCACCCGATTTTCGGGAACCGAATCGTTCGACATCGTCGAGGGAATGGCCATCCAGGACGAGCCACGGTAG
- a CDS encoding TRAM domain-containing protein, whose translation MEISEKLLCLFSTEVSEEDDRYVIEIPRQEIETGDVEPGEVFRVALISRERAASSVDTDAGTASGASGTGTEATGSGTASSRTTSPSEPQPPVDVGETRYVEIEDIGKQGDGIARVERGYVIIVPGADVGDRVKIEVSEVKSNFAVGEIIEETF comes from the coding sequence GTGGAAATATCTGAAAAACTCCTGTGTCTGTTTAGCACAGAAGTGTCGGAAGAGGACGACCGCTACGTCATCGAAATACCGCGTCAGGAAATCGAAACGGGGGACGTCGAACCCGGGGAGGTGTTCCGTGTCGCGCTCATCTCGCGCGAACGTGCGGCCTCGAGCGTCGACACCGACGCTGGAACCGCGAGCGGCGCGAGCGGGACCGGAACCGAAGCCACCGGCTCGGGAACGGCGTCGTCGCGGACGACATCGCCGTCGGAACCGCAACCGCCGGTCGACGTCGGCGAAACCCGCTACGTCGAGATCGAAGACATCGGCAAGCAAGGTGACGGGATCGCTCGCGTCGAACGCGGGTACGTCATCATCGTCCCCGGTGCAGACGTTGGTGACCGCGTGAAGATCGAGGTCAGCGAAGTCAAGTCGAATTTCGCCGTCGGCGAGATTATCGAAGAGACTTTCTGA